The following proteins come from a genomic window of Bremerella alba:
- the cmk gene encoding (d)CMP kinase yields the protein MIVTIDGPAGAGKSSVSRRLADEIGFEFLDTGAMYRAIALKGLRAEVDWANVDLLVEYAKSATIDLSGRAVILDGEDVSHAIRSQQVTEVTRYAAGNIGVREELVRLQREIAAGKDIVTEGRDQGTLVFPQAECKIFLTASPEERARRRVGDLAARGESADFQVILQRQAKRDEEDMQREVGPLLKADDAVELMTDGMTEVEVLQKLVGIVQRYQHA from the coding sequence ATGATTGTTACCATCGATGGCCCAGCTGGGGCAGGAAAAAGTAGCGTTTCCCGCCGCCTGGCAGATGAAATTGGATTCGAGTTTCTCGATACGGGGGCCATGTATCGGGCCATCGCTTTAAAGGGATTACGGGCCGAAGTTGATTGGGCCAATGTGGATCTTCTCGTTGAATACGCGAAATCGGCAACGATCGATCTATCGGGAAGAGCCGTAATTTTGGATGGGGAAGACGTATCGCACGCGATTCGGTCGCAACAGGTAACCGAAGTTACTCGCTACGCAGCGGGCAATATCGGGGTACGCGAGGAACTTGTCCGGCTGCAGCGAGAAATTGCCGCAGGAAAAGACATTGTCACCGAAGGTCGTGATCAAGGGACCCTCGTTTTTCCACAAGCCGAGTGCAAGATTTTTCTGACAGCTTCTCCCGAAGAACGGGCCCGCCGCCGCGTCGGCGATTTAGCTGCCCGAGGTGAATCGGCCGATTTTCAAGTGATTTTGCAGCGGCAAGCCAAGCGAGACGAAGAAGATATGCAGCGTGAGGTCGGTCCTCTTCTGAAAGCGGATGATGCGGTCGAGTTGATGACCGATGGCATGACGGAAGTCGAAGTCTTGCAGAAATTGGTAGGCATCGTGCAGCGGTACCAGCATGCGTGA
- a CDS encoding adenine phosphoribosyltransferase — translation MSEIDLKAYIRDIPDFPKPGILFRDITPLLANPHAFNEAIDQMAAHCEGKKIDAIVAAEARGFIFAAPLALKLNCGFVPVRKPGKLPFDTHAFHYELEYGSDTLEIHIDGVQPGQNVLMVDDLLATGGTMKACCNLVKRSEPPLPAAVS, via the coding sequence ATGTCGGAAATTGATCTCAAAGCATACATCCGCGATATCCCTGACTTCCCGAAGCCTGGGATCTTATTTCGCGATATTACGCCGCTGCTGGCCAATCCGCATGCGTTCAATGAAGCCATCGATCAGATGGCCGCTCATTGCGAAGGAAAAAAGATCGACGCGATCGTTGCTGCCGAAGCACGCGGATTTATTTTCGCCGCCCCATTAGCGCTGAAGCTCAACTGCGGGTTCGTTCCGGTTCGTAAGCCAGGGAAGCTTCCTTTCGACACCCATGCGTTTCACTACGAGCTGGAATACGGCAGCGACACGCTCGAAATTCATATCGACGGCGTGCAGCCAGGGCAAAACGTCTTGATGGTGGATGACCTCTTGGCGACCGGAGGCACGATGAAGGCCTGTTGCAACCTGGTCAAAAGATCGGAGCCACCGTTGCCGGCTGCTGTTTCCTGA
- a CDS encoding lysophospholipid acyltransferase family protein has protein sequence MRDVKKRPARSWPQKALYILLRVTARIFAVGFYRVRVFGRENWPAEGGALVCSNHQGFLDPALVGLCCDRQLNFLAKKSLFRFPLKTFMTTLNAIPVNREGTGLDGLKETLKRLRSEELVLIFPEGTRSETGEIGQLKPGFIAVARKGKVPIVPVVFDGSFQAWPKWQLLPTIGVVHVKISNPISASEISQMSDDELLSSLQERMHTMFDEVHYSRARSMNPRVHTSDKTQFA, from the coding sequence ATGCGTGACGTCAAGAAGCGGCCGGCGCGGTCGTGGCCTCAAAAGGCCTTATATATCTTGCTACGCGTCACAGCGCGGATCTTCGCCGTGGGGTTTTATCGCGTTCGCGTCTTTGGCCGTGAAAACTGGCCCGCGGAAGGGGGGGCATTGGTTTGCTCGAATCATCAAGGCTTTTTAGACCCGGCGTTGGTAGGGCTTTGTTGCGATCGTCAACTGAACTTCTTGGCAAAGAAGTCTCTCTTTCGGTTTCCTTTGAAGACGTTCATGACGACGCTCAACGCGATTCCCGTGAACCGTGAAGGTACCGGACTCGATGGGCTAAAAGAAACACTCAAACGTCTGCGATCGGAAGAACTTGTGCTGATATTTCCTGAGGGAACTCGCAGCGAGACCGGTGAGATCGGCCAATTGAAGCCAGGTTTTATCGCGGTTGCCCGAAAGGGGAAGGTACCGATTGTTCCGGTGGTGTTCGACGGATCCTTTCAAGCGTGGCCGAAATGGCAATTATTACCCACTATTGGTGTGGTCCACGTAAAGATAAGCAACCCTATCAGTGCCTCAGAGATTTCCCAGATGTCTGACGACGAGTTGCTTTCATCACTTCAAGAGCGAATGCATACGATGTTTGATGAAGTTCATTACTCGCGAGCACGTTCAATGAACCCACGCGTCCACACCTCAGACAAGACGCAGTTTGCCTAA
- the egtB gene encoding ergothioneine biosynthesis protein EgtB, which yields MATIPSDLSTRCALLLSKYESIRGFTDGLCEPLEIEDFVVQSMPDASPIRWHLAHTTWFFETFILKPFAKDYEPLDPMYEYLFNSYYNGIGEQFPRSKRGLLTRPTVAEVMIYRREIDNRMGQLLLEATPEEAMQIAPLVELGLHHEQQHQELMLTDLKHALAQNPFYPAYDTDVEQPTGKTTSQTWHEVDGGLVEIGHEAADFAYDNESPHHEALIPALEIAGRLVTNSEYRQFLEDGAYQRPELWLSLGWNTVQSEQWDAPLYWIRQNETWHEFTLSGLRPLNEASPVTHISYFEADAFARWQGSRLPTEFEWETASRLVPVEGNFAESHNFHPAPTQESEGLRQMLGDAWEWTTSSYAPYPGFKPPEGAIGEYNGKFMCQQYVLRGGSCATSRSHIRRTYRNFFPPEARWQFTGIRLAR from the coding sequence ATGCCGGATGCCAGTCCTATCCGTTGGCACCTAGCACATACCACGTGGTTCTTTGAAACGTTTATCTTGAAGCCGTTTGCCAAAGATTACGAGCCTCTCGACCCAATGTACGAGTATCTCTTTAACTCATACTACAACGGCATCGGTGAGCAGTTCCCACGATCCAAACGCGGGCTACTCACCCGCCCGACCGTGGCCGAAGTGATGATCTACCGGCGGGAAATTGACAACCGTATGGGGCAACTTCTACTGGAAGCTACTCCGGAAGAAGCAATGCAAATCGCTCCACTGGTCGAGTTAGGGCTTCACCACGAACAACAACATCAAGAGTTGATGTTAACCGATCTAAAGCACGCGTTAGCTCAGAATCCGTTCTACCCAGCTTACGATACCGATGTCGAGCAACCGACCGGTAAAACAACATCGCAAACGTGGCACGAAGTGGATGGCGGGCTCGTTGAGATTGGCCACGAAGCAGCGGACTTCGCTTACGACAACGAATCTCCGCATCACGAGGCCTTGATCCCCGCACTGGAAATTGCTGGACGGTTAGTCACCAACAGTGAGTATCGCCAGTTCCTGGAAGACGGAGCCTACCAACGGCCCGAACTGTGGCTTTCCCTCGGTTGGAACACCGTCCAAAGCGAACAATGGGATGCACCGCTCTATTGGATCCGTCAAAACGAAACGTGGCACGAGTTCACATTGAGCGGTCTTCGCCCCTTGAACGAGGCCAGCCCGGTGACTCATATCAGCTACTTCGAGGCCGACGCATTCGCGCGATGGCAAGGGAGTCGATTGCCGACTGAGTTCGAGTGGGAAACGGCCAGCCGATTAGTTCCCGTCGAAGGGAATTTCGCGGAATCACACAACTTCCACCCTGCCCCGACGCAGGAATCAGAAGGTCTGCGTCAGATGCTGGGTGATGCCTGGGAGTGGACTACCAGTTCCTACGCCCCCTACCCCGGCTTCAAACCGCCTGAAGGTGCCATTGGCGAATACAACGGCAAGTTCATGTGTCAGCAGTATGTCTTGCGAGGCGGATCTTGCGCCACCTCCCGAAGTCACATCCGCAGGACCTACCGCAATTTCTTTCCGCCGGAAGCCCGCTGGCAGTTCACCGGAATTCGTTTGGCCAGGTAA
- a CDS encoding 30S ribosomal protein S1, whose protein sequence is MVNRNLIRNLESDDTLLAEIDSLASGTEDSWLDSIELEESIEINKIVEGRILRMDEEFVLIDIGGKSEGSVALDEWDEDEDPPEVGAVVRVLVEDVEDEFGRTDDPHGMVALSKRKARKIDDWERTMESIAEGQVVKGEVTRKIKGGLLVDIGVNVFLPASQVDIRRPHDIADYIGKVVECEVLKIDAERRNIVVSRRSLIERKRKSDRESLLKELEVGQTRKGVVKNIADFGAFVDLGGIDGLLHITDMSWGRIGHPTEMVNIDDEIEVQILNIDHEREKIALGLKQLTPSPWDGVEEKYPVGAKVKGSVVNVMSYGAFVKLEEGIEGLVHISEMSWTKRISHPSEIVNINDEIEVVILGINKEKQEISLGMKQTQSNPWENIKDRYPVESVVKGRVRNLTNYGAFVELEEGIDGLLHVSDMSWTRKIGHPSEMLEKGQEVECKVLSIDEERRRIALGLKQLESDPWATTIPEKYQPNQLVKGKVTKITNFGVFVGLEDGLEGLLHISELSDDKVENPENVVKVGEEIEVKILRVDTEDRKIGLSRKRVQWAEDEAPEGADGGGDGRSGAPSSNELKGGLGSSGPMFSMPSEEEEAAAAEKAAEATSEETSEESSEESSEESVEESSEEKN, encoded by the coding sequence ATGGTCAATCGTAATCTCATTCGCAATCTCGAAAGTGACGACACTCTTCTAGCAGAAATTGATAGCTTGGCGTCCGGCACTGAGGACTCCTGGCTCGACTCGATCGAGTTGGAAGAATCGATCGAAATCAACAAAATCGTCGAGGGACGAATTCTTCGCATGGACGAAGAGTTTGTGCTCATCGACATCGGCGGCAAGAGCGAAGGTAGCGTTGCCCTCGACGAATGGGATGAAGACGAAGATCCGCCAGAAGTTGGGGCTGTTGTTCGTGTTCTCGTCGAAGACGTCGAAGATGAATTCGGCCGTACCGACGACCCGCACGGCATGGTTGCCCTGTCCAAGCGTAAGGCACGCAAGATCGACGACTGGGAACGGACGATGGAATCCATCGCCGAAGGTCAGGTCGTCAAAGGCGAAGTTACCCGCAAAATCAAGGGTGGTTTGCTCGTCGATATCGGCGTCAATGTGTTTCTGCCGGCCAGCCAAGTCGATATTCGCCGTCCGCACGACATTGCCGACTACATCGGCAAGGTGGTCGAGTGCGAAGTCCTTAAAATTGACGCTGAACGCCGCAACATCGTCGTCAGTCGCCGTTCGCTCATCGAACGTAAGCGTAAGAGCGATCGCGAATCGTTGCTCAAGGAACTGGAAGTCGGTCAAACCCGCAAGGGCGTCGTCAAGAACATCGCCGACTTCGGTGCGTTCGTCGACCTGGGCGGCATCGACGGTCTGCTTCACATCACCGATATGAGCTGGGGCCGAATTGGTCATCCGACCGAAATGGTCAACATCGACGACGAAATCGAAGTTCAGATCCTGAACATCGATCACGAACGCGAAAAGATCGCTCTCGGCTTGAAGCAATTGACCCCAAGTCCATGGGACGGTGTCGAAGAGAAGTACCCAGTTGGCGCTAAGGTCAAGGGTTCTGTCGTCAACGTCATGAGCTACGGTGCATTCGTCAAGCTCGAAGAAGGCATCGAAGGTCTGGTTCACATTTCCGAAATGTCGTGGACCAAGCGTATCAGCCACCCAAGCGAAATCGTCAACATCAACGACGAAATCGAAGTTGTGATCCTGGGCATCAACAAGGAGAAGCAAGAGATCTCCTTAGGTATGAAGCAAACCCAGTCCAATCCTTGGGAAAACATCAAGGACCGTTACCCGGTCGAATCGGTTGTCAAAGGCCGTGTTCGCAATCTCACCAACTACGGTGCGTTTGTCGAGCTCGAAGAAGGTATCGACGGTTTGCTGCACGTCTCGGACATGTCCTGGACTCGCAAGATCGGTCACCCGAGCGAAATGCTCGAAAAGGGCCAGGAAGTCGAGTGCAAGGTCCTCAGCATCGACGAAGAACGTCGTCGTATCGCACTGGGCCTGAAGCAGTTGGAATCGGATCCGTGGGCGACCACTATTCCCGAAAAATACCAGCCAAACCAGTTGGTTAAGGGTAAGGTCACCAAGATCACCAACTTTGGTGTCTTCGTCGGTCTAGAAGACGGGCTGGAAGGCTTGCTTCACATCAGCGAACTTTCGGACGATAAGGTAGAAAACCCCGAAAACGTCGTCAAAGTTGGCGAAGAGATCGAGGTCAAGATTCTGCGTGTCGATACGGAAGATCGTAAGATCGGCCTGTCTCGCAAGCGCGTCCAATGGGCGGAAGACGAAGCTCCTGAAGGTGCCGATGGTGGCGGCGATGGCCGAAGCGGTGCTCCATCCTCAAACGAGCTCAAGGGCGGTCTGGGTTCCAGCGGTCCAATGTTCTCGATGCCTTCGGAAGAAGAGGAAGCTGCTGCTGCTGAAAAAGCTGCCGAAGCAACTTCTGAGGAAACCTCTGAAGAGAGTTCCGAGGAAAGTAGCGAAGAAAGTGTTGAAGAGAGCAGCGAAGAGAAAAACTAA
- a CDS encoding sigma-70 family RNA polymerase sigma factor, producing MATKTKRSETEFDDFESVQSPLETYLREINETALLSAKEERELATAIGNGDVAARDRMVRANLRLVVNIARGYTGKGLGLQDLIEEGNLGLLRAVEGFDPAMGTRFSTYASYWIKQSIKRALINCAKTIRIPAYMVELLSKWRRATNRLTEELGRTPTPEEIARVLGLQKKKLPIIKKAIRIYNSTPQTDQADNGWSLGEMVTDERLKNPEEELVEHDDLKHVREMLKTMDGRESTVLKMRFGLHGEEPHTLKEIGEKLGLTRERVRQIETEALNRLAEGLQDPRERMLEGPIRRRTRR from the coding sequence ATGGCCACGAAGACCAAACGGAGTGAAACGGAGTTCGACGATTTCGAATCCGTGCAAAGCCCACTCGAAACCTACTTACGTGAAATCAACGAGACTGCTCTCCTCTCTGCTAAGGAAGAGCGGGAACTTGCTACGGCCATCGGCAATGGAGACGTCGCCGCTCGAGATCGTATGGTCCGCGCGAATCTCAGGTTGGTCGTCAACATTGCCCGTGGTTACACTGGCAAAGGTTTGGGTCTGCAGGATCTCATCGAAGAAGGCAACCTCGGCCTCTTGCGTGCGGTCGAAGGGTTTGACCCGGCGATGGGAACTCGCTTCAGCACTTACGCCAGTTACTGGATCAAGCAGTCCATCAAACGGGCTTTGATCAACTGTGCTAAGACGATCCGCATCCCGGCTTACATGGTCGAACTTCTTTCGAAATGGCGTCGGGCAACCAATCGTCTGACCGAAGAACTTGGTCGCACGCCAACTCCTGAAGAAATCGCTCGTGTGCTCGGTTTGCAGAAGAAAAAACTGCCGATCATCAAGAAGGCGATCCGCATCTATAACAGCACTCCCCAGACCGATCAGGCAGACAACGGCTGGTCGTTGGGCGAGATGGTCACCGACGAGCGGCTTAAGAACCCGGAAGAGGAATTAGTCGAACACGACGACCTGAAGCACGTTCGCGAAATGCTGAAGACGATGGACGGCCGCGAGTCGACCGTCTTGAAGATGCGTTTCGGCCTGCATGGCGAAGAGCCGCACACGCTGAAAGAAATCGGCGAAAAGCTGGGCCTTACCCGTGAACGCGTCCGCCAGATTGAAACCGAAGCACTGAATCGTCTGGCCGAAGGGCTGCAAGATCCACGCGAACGCATGCTAGAAGGCCCGATCCGTCGCCGAACACGTCGATAG